The following proteins come from a genomic window of Canis lupus familiaris isolate Mischka breed German Shepherd chromosome 31, alternate assembly UU_Cfam_GSD_1.0, whole genome shotgun sequence:
- the CLDN17 gene encoding claudin-17, giving the protein MAFYPLQIAGLVLGFFGLVGTLATTLLPQWRVSAFVGSNIIVFERLWEGLWMNCVRQAKIRLQCKFYSSLLALPPALEAARALMCVAVALSFIALLIGICGMKQIQCTGSNERAKAYLLGTSGVLFILTGIFVLIPVCWTANIIIRDFYNPAIHVGQKRELGAALFLGWASTAVLFIGGGLLCGFCCCNRKKQRHRYPAPGYCVPHTENRRNVTVLNKTSTSYV; this is encoded by the coding sequence ATGGCATTTTATCCCCTACAGATTGCTGGTCTGGTTCTTGGGTTCTTTGGCCTGGTTGGGACTCTTGCCACAACCCTTCTGCCTCAGTGGAGGGTATCAGCTTTTGTTGGCAGCAACATTATTGTTTTTGAAAGGCTCTGGGAAGGGCTCTGGATGAACTGCGTTCGACAAGCCAAGATCCGGTTGCAGTGCAAGTTCTATAGCTCTTTGTTAGCTCTCCCACCTGCCCTAGAAGCAGCCCGAGCCCTTATGTGTGTGGCGGTTGCTCTCTCCTTCATCGCTTTGCTCATTGGCATCTGTGGCATGAAGCAGATCCAGTGCACGGGCTCTAATGAGAGGGCCAAAGCGTACCTTCTGGGAACTTCTGGGGTCCTCTTCATCCTAACCGGCATTTTCGTTCTGATTCCTGTGTGCTGGACAGCCAATATCATCATCAGGGATTTCTACAACCCAGCCATCCACGTGGGTCAGAAACGAGAGCTGGGAGCAGCCCTTTTCCTGGGCTGGGCGAGCACTGCTGTCCTCTTCATTGGAGGGGGTCTGCTCTGTGGGTTCTGCTGTTGcaacagaaagaagcaaagacacagataTCCAGCCCCTGGATATTGTGTGCCACACACAGAGAACCGGAGGAATGTGACAGTGCTTAATAAGACTTCCACCAGTTATGTCTAA